A window from Electrophorus electricus isolate fEleEle1 chromosome 7, fEleEle1.pri, whole genome shotgun sequence encodes these proteins:
- the LOC113584346 gene encoding tripartite motif-containing protein 16-like — MFCSRKKCMALCGPAELEEVPSVDVHPYFSLIILRRALVELRERVNDVCDRELSRISKLIKDEQSLSAEPVSVPRHAEIVSPADLPQSEPKTRADFLQHCFDVTLDPNTVNSYLCLSDGSRRVSATYESQHYPDHPERFATWAQVLGREGLSGHCYWEVEWGGSGGIAVGAAYKGITRHGGSADGRLGCNPKSWSLDLSDGLCTFQHNKTRIDTPTPISPRIGVYLDHKAGTLAFYCVSPRGDTMTLLHKVQTTFSQPLYPAFWVGQGSTLKLCPIFNFSA; from the exons ATGTTTTGCTCTCGGAAGAAATGCATGGCTCTCTGTGGTCCTGCTGAACTCGAGGAAGTCCCCAGTGTTGACGTCCATCCGTACTTCTCCTTAATCATCCTGAGAAGAGCCCTCGTGGAACTGCGTGAGCGCGTCAATGACGTGTGTGACAGGGAGCTGTCCAGGATCTCTAAACTGA TTAAAGATGAGCAGAGTCTGTCAGCTGAGCCCGTCTCTGTTCCCAGACATGCTGAAATAG TTTCTCCTGCAGATCTGCCACAAAGCGAACCAAAGACCAGGGCCGACTTTTTACAGC ACTGCTTCGACGTGACATTGGACCCGAACACGGTCAACTCCTACCTCTGCCTGTCCGACGGGAGCCGGAGGGTCAGCGCCACCTACGAGTCGCAGCACTACCCGGACCATCCTGAGAGGTTTGCCACCTGGGCACAGGTGCTGGGTAGGGAGGGCCTCTCCGGACACTGCTACTGGGAGGTGGAGTggggtggcagtggtgggatcGCTGTCGGGGCAGCCTACAAGGGGATCACCCGGCACGGAGGGAGTGCGGATGGCAGACTGGGCTGCAATCCAAAATCCTGGAGTCTGGACCTATCTGATGGGCTTTGCACATTTCAGCACAATAAAACCAGGATAGACACACCTACTCCAATTTCACCCAGGataggagtgtatctggaccACAAGGCCGGGACGTTGGCCTTCTACTGTGTCTCTCCAAGAGGGGACACTATGACCTTGTTACACAAAGTGCAGACTACCTTCTCCCAGCCACTCTACCCTGCATTCTGGGTAGGACAGGGCTCCACTTTGAAGCTGTGTCCCATTTTTAACTTCTCAGCTTAG
- the LOC118241683 gene encoding E3 ubiquitin/ISG15 ligase TRIM25-like, whose protein sequence is MFSCQCKASRSTCNTSVPLADKRPSTDLACDWLLQSGFFLQLGSLFTCAVVPTPSVYINPLLSQSLSLSLSLSLSLSLSLSLSLSLSLSLSLSLSAISLITPALIARQTRACGKMAAAATISVEEDQLCCPVCLEVLRDPVTIPCGHSYCMDCIKGYWRKTEQKVGYTCPQCRRSFSPRPMLARNTLLAGLVEKLRDVGPRNSSPAECEACGGRKRRGAKSCAKCLSSHCEAHPKPHGERERGRPHKLQALRRACVQHRRPAELYCHTDQQLICSLCTADGHSGHRAVTAAEERAEKQRQLEEALRRSKQRNKEKEKELRNTMKYVKVGASYW, encoded by the exons ATGTTTTCCTGCCAATGCAAAGCAAGCAGGTCCACCTGCAATACTTCTGTGCCTTTGGCAGATAAACGTCCTTCCACTGATCTTGcttgtgattggctgctgcagtctggtttttttttgcaacttgGATCACTTTTCACCTGTGCAGTTGTTCCCACGCCCAGTGTGTACATAAACCCGCTATtgtctcaatctctctctctctctctctctctctctctctctctctctctctctctctctctctctctctctctctctctctctctctctctctctctctctgccatttcCCTTATCACTCCTGCGCTCATCGCACGCCAGACCCGGGCATGTGGAAAGATGGCAGCTGCCGCTACCATCTCTGTGGaagaagaccagttgtgctgtcCCGTGTGCTTGGAGGTGCTGAGGGATCCAGTGACCATTCCCTGTGGTCACAGCTACTGCATGGACTGCATCAAAGGATACTGGCGGAAGACAGAGCAGAAAGTGGGCTACACCTGCCCCCAGTGCCGGCGGAGCTTCAGTCCCCGGCCCATGCTCGCCCGTAACACCCTGCTCGCTGGCCTGGTGGAGAAACTGAGGGACGTAGGCCCCCGTAATTCCTCGCCCGCAGAGTGCGAGGCGTGCGGTGGGCGGAAACGAAGAGGCGCAAAATCATGTGCGAAGTGTTTATCCTCCCACTGCGAGGCGCACCCAAAGCCGCACGGCGAGCGAGAGCGCGGCCGACCGCACAAGCTGCAGGCGCTGAGGAGGGCGTGCGTGCAGCACCGCAGGCCAGCGGAGCTCTACTGTCACACGGACCAGCAGCTCATCTGCTCCCTGTGCACGGCGGACGGACACAGTGGGCACCGCGCCGTAACCGCCGCAGAAGAGAGGGCTGAGAAGCAG AGGCAACTGGAGGAGGCCCTGAGGAGATCAAAACAGAGGAAcaaggagaaggaaaaagagcTGAGAAATACTATGAAATATGTCAAGGTAGGTGCTTCATACTGGTGA
- the eef1da gene encoding eukaryotic translation elongation factor 1 delta a (guanine nucleotide exchange protein) isoform X4 — protein sequence MSGLQALAHDKVWFDKSKYDEAERRFFEVQSGVPQETDASAILQDIAKARQTVQQSLAGVKAALQPGKGHPRAQKPRERRTSQNANKSEDQSELISRLKNLEQDNKNLHKVVDDLRAMLSKLESRMTLLEKTQSRPPKPAPAPQTAPASNPKVAVKEEEEEEDDDVDLFASDEEDEEAERIKAQRVQEYTARKATKPALIAKSSILLDVKPWDDETDMAKLEECVRSVQMDGLLWGASKLVPVGYGIKKLQISCVVEDDKVGTDILEEEITKFEDYVQSVDVAAFNKI from the exons ATGAGTGGACTCCAGGCTCTGGCCCACGACAAGGTGTGGTTCGACAAATCCAAATATGATGAGGCAGAGCGACGCTTCTTTGAGGTCCAGAGCGGCGTCCCGCAG GAGACAGATGCTAGTGCCATCCTGCAGGACATTGCTAAAGCCCGCCAGACTGTCCAGCAGTCCCTAGCCGGA GTGAAGGCCGCCCTGCAGCCGGGTAAAGGGCACCCCCGTGCCCAGAAGCCCCGTGAGCGCAGGACC AGTCAAAATGCCAACAAATCAGAAGACCAGAGTGAACTCATCTCACGCTTGAAGAACCTGGAACAGGACAACAAGAACCTGCACAAAG TGGTGGATGACTTGAGGGCCATGCTGTCCAAACTGGAGTCCAGAATGACTCTACTGGAGAAGACTCAGAGTCGGCCTCCCAAACCAGCTCCGGCACCCCAG ACCGCTCCCGCTTCAAACCCCAAAGTGGCGgtgaaagaagaggaagaggaggaggacgatGACGTTGACCTGTTCGCCAGTGACGAGGAAGACGAAGAGGCAGAGCGCATCAAGGCCCAGAGAGTGCAGGAGTACACGGCACGGAAGGCCACGAAGCCCGCGCTCATCGCCAAGTCCTCCATTCTGCTCGACGTCAAGCCT TGGGACGATGAGACAGACATGGCCaagctggaggagtgtgtgcgcTCGGTGCAAATGGATGGGCTGTTGTGGGGAGCCTCCAAGCTCGTCCCCGTTGGCTACGGCATCAAGAAGCTACAGATCAGCTGTGTGGTAGAAGATGACAAGGTTGGAACGGACATACTCGAGGAAGAGATCACCAAGTTCGAGGACTAT GTCCAGAGTGTTGACGTTGCTGCCTTCAATAAGATTTGA